One window from the genome of Jiangella alba encodes:
- a CDS encoding cytochrome P450 — MTQTSEPLPAFPMPRPTPFDPPDEYAAVRAAGGLARVRLWDGRAAWLVTGYDEVRSLLADPRISADRTNPGFPFPTAGREALERSGRTFIQMDPPEHGRLRRVFTKYFAVKRIETLRPMVQEIVDELVSDLLAAGPPADLVPALALEVPARTICRVLGMPFEDRHRIQELDHRRNTLTTSPEDVRHATEEMLAYADALIARKQREPADDLVSALVADQLDGDTVTRDELIAAVRLLITAGHETTANMISMSIATLLRHPEQLRELRADPSLVPNAVEELLRYISIFHISPTRVATERIEIGGHVIEPGDGVIAAVAGANRDDTAFADAARFDPHREARHHVAFGYGVHQCLGQPLARIELQTVLATVLRRIPSLRLATDAESLSVKEYAFLNLTALPVTWEEQS, encoded by the coding sequence GTGACCCAGACCTCCGAGCCGCTCCCCGCGTTCCCGATGCCGCGGCCGACACCGTTCGACCCGCCCGACGAGTACGCCGCCGTCCGCGCGGCCGGCGGCCTGGCCCGGGTGCGGCTCTGGGACGGCCGGGCGGCCTGGCTGGTCACCGGGTACGACGAGGTGCGCTCGCTGCTCGCGGATCCGCGCATCAGCGCCGACCGGACCAACCCGGGCTTCCCGTTCCCGACGGCCGGCCGCGAGGCGCTGGAGCGGTCCGGCCGCACGTTCATCCAGATGGACCCGCCCGAGCATGGGCGGCTGCGCCGGGTGTTCACCAAGTACTTCGCGGTCAAGCGCATCGAGACGCTGCGGCCGATGGTCCAGGAGATCGTCGACGAGCTGGTGTCGGACCTGCTGGCGGCCGGGCCGCCGGCCGACCTCGTGCCGGCGCTGGCGCTGGAGGTGCCGGCCCGCACGATCTGCCGCGTGCTGGGCATGCCGTTCGAGGACCGCCATCGCATCCAGGAGCTCGACCACCGGCGCAACACGCTGACGACGTCGCCCGAGGACGTCCGGCACGCGACCGAGGAGATGCTCGCCTACGCCGACGCGCTGATCGCCCGCAAGCAGCGTGAACCCGCCGACGACCTCGTCAGCGCGCTCGTCGCCGACCAGCTCGACGGCGACACCGTCACCCGGGACGAGCTCATCGCGGCGGTCCGGCTGCTCATCACGGCCGGCCACGAGACCACCGCCAACATGATCTCGATGAGCATCGCCACCCTGCTGCGCCACCCGGAGCAGCTGCGCGAGCTGCGGGCCGACCCGTCGCTGGTGCCCAACGCCGTCGAGGAGCTGCTGCGCTACATCAGCATCTTCCACATCTCGCCGACGCGGGTAGCCACGGAGCGCATCGAGATCGGCGGTCACGTCATCGAGCCCGGCGACGGCGTGATCGCCGCCGTCGCCGGGGCCAACCGCGACGACACCGCGTTCGCCGACGCGGCACGCTTCGACCCGCACCGGGAGGCGCGGCACCACGTCGCGTTCGGCTACGGGGTGCACCAGTGCCTCGGGCAGCCGCTCGCGCGCATCGAGCTGCAGACGGTGCTCGCGACGGTGCTGCGGCGCATCCCGTCGCTGCGGCTGGCCACGGACGCGGAGTCGCTGTCGGTCAAGGAGTACGCGTTCCTGAACCTCACTGCGCTGCCGGTGACCTGGGAGGAGCAGTCGTGA
- a CDS encoding C-terminal binding protein codes for MERHAMREEAEPVIAIWAAASPFLPAALRTLDDAGVPYVVLPDEPGAPGLDRAADAEALVVGGAEVSRTLLSSLPRLRLVVRAGVGVDRIDLEAATELGVLVANVPDYATDEVADHAVLLMLAAVRRLAHFQASTRADWVTVDRPPVMRLRGSRLGIVGLGRIGTATAERARALGMDVVAHDPYVGADAFARAGAAGVSLDELLAGSDVISLHAPLTADSHHLLGRAAFARMRRSPVVVNTARGGLVDTAALTEALDAGVVRAAGLDVLEDEHDVARHAALLGRADVVVTPHVAWYSQGSEQQLGASAARIALDFVRQGVRPPVLNPVR; via the coding sequence ATGGAACGGCATGCCATGCGTGAGGAGGCCGAGCCGGTGATCGCGATCTGGGCGGCCGCGTCGCCCTTCCTGCCCGCCGCGCTGCGGACCCTGGACGACGCCGGCGTCCCCTACGTCGTCCTGCCGGACGAGCCCGGCGCGCCCGGTCTCGACCGCGCCGCCGACGCCGAAGCCCTGGTCGTCGGCGGTGCGGAGGTCTCCCGGACGCTGCTGTCGTCGCTGCCCCGGCTGCGCCTGGTGGTGCGGGCCGGCGTCGGCGTCGACCGCATCGACCTCGAGGCGGCGACTGAGCTCGGCGTCCTGGTCGCCAACGTCCCCGACTACGCGACCGACGAGGTCGCCGACCACGCCGTCCTGCTAATGCTCGCCGCGGTCCGCCGGCTCGCGCACTTCCAGGCGTCCACGCGCGCCGACTGGGTCACCGTCGACCGCCCGCCCGTCATGCGGCTGCGCGGCAGCCGCCTCGGCATCGTCGGCCTGGGCCGCATCGGGACGGCGACGGCCGAACGCGCGCGGGCGCTGGGCATGGACGTCGTCGCCCACGACCCGTACGTCGGCGCCGACGCCTTCGCTCGGGCCGGCGCGGCCGGCGTCTCCCTCGACGAGCTGCTGGCCGGCAGCGACGTCATCAGCCTGCACGCGCCGCTGACGGCGGACAGCCACCACCTCCTCGGCCGCGCCGCGTTCGCCCGGATGCGGCGCTCGCCGGTCGTCGTCAACACCGCACGCGGCGGACTCGTCGACACCGCCGCGCTCACCGAGGCGCTCGACGCCGGTGTCGTCCGGGCCGCCGGCCTCGACGTCCTGGAGGACGAGCACGACGTGGCGCGGCACGCCGCCCTGCTCGGCCGCGCCGACGTCGTCGTGACCCCGCACGTCGCCTGGTACTCGCAGGGCTCCGAGCAGCAGCTGGGCGCGTCGGCGGCCCGCATCGCCCTCGATTTCGTCCGGCAGGGCGTCCGCCCGCCCGTCCTCAACCCCGTGAGGTGA
- the prfB gene encoding peptide chain release factor 2, with product MAARDVDAEIADLSQTLASIENVLEPEKMRERITDLEAHAAAPDLWDDVEQAQQVTSQLSYLQAELRKVTELRQRIEDLPVMVELGRDEGDADAMAEVEREIDDLRKVISDLEIRTLLSGEYDEREAVVTIRSGAGGVDAADFAEMLLRMYLRWAERHGYKTEVLDTSYAEEAGLKSATFEVKAPFAYGTLSVEAGTHRLVRISPFDNQGRRQTSFAAVEVIPLIETTDHVDIPEADIRIDVFRSSGPGGQSVNTTDSAVRITHLPTGLVVSMQNEKSQIQNRAAAMRVLQSRLLLLRREEEQAQKKELAGDVKASWGDQMRSYVVHPYQMVKDLRTEHEVGNPQAVFDGQIDDFLEAGIRWRKQQEQAEAQ from the coding sequence GTGGCAGCACGTGACGTAGACGCCGAGATCGCGGACCTCTCGCAGACCCTGGCCAGCATCGAGAACGTTCTCGAGCCGGAGAAGATGCGAGAGCGCATCACCGACCTCGAGGCGCACGCGGCGGCTCCGGACCTGTGGGACGACGTCGAGCAGGCGCAGCAGGTCACCAGCCAGCTGTCGTACCTGCAGGCCGAGTTGCGCAAGGTCACCGAGCTGCGCCAGCGCATCGAGGACCTCCCGGTCATGGTCGAGCTGGGCCGCGACGAAGGCGACGCCGACGCCATGGCCGAGGTCGAGCGCGAGATCGACGACCTCCGGAAGGTCATCTCCGACCTCGAGATCCGCACGCTGCTGTCCGGCGAGTACGACGAGCGCGAGGCCGTCGTCACCATCCGGTCCGGCGCCGGAGGCGTCGACGCCGCCGACTTCGCCGAGATGCTGCTGCGCATGTACCTGCGCTGGGCCGAGCGGCACGGCTACAAGACCGAGGTCCTCGACACCTCCTACGCGGAGGAGGCCGGCCTCAAGTCGGCGACGTTCGAGGTCAAGGCGCCGTTCGCGTACGGGACGCTGTCCGTCGAGGCGGGCACGCACCGCCTCGTCCGCATCTCGCCGTTCGACAACCAGGGCCGCCGCCAGACGTCGTTCGCGGCGGTCGAGGTCATCCCGCTGATCGAGACCACCGACCACGTCGACATCCCCGAGGCGGACATCCGCATCGACGTGTTCCGGTCGTCCGGTCCCGGCGGGCAGAGCGTCAACACCACCGACTCCGCCGTCCGCATCACCCACCTCCCGACCGGCCTGGTGGTGTCGATGCAGAACGAGAAGTCGCAGATCCAGAACCGCGCCGCCGCCATGCGCGTCCTGCAGTCCCGGCTGCTGCTGCTGCGCCGTGAAGAGGAGCAGGCGCAGAAGAAGGAGCTGGCCGGCGACGTCAAGGCGTCGTGGGGCGACCAGATGCGCTCCTACGTCGTCCACCCGTACCAGATGGTGAAGGACCTGCGCACCGAACACGAGGTCGGCAACCCGCAGGCCGTGTTCGACGGGCAGATCGACGACTTCCTGGAGGCCGGCATCCGCTGGCGCAAGCAGCAGGAGCAGGCCGAGGCACAGTGA
- the ftsE gene encoding cell division ATP-binding protein FtsE, which yields MILFDNVSKLYPTQNQAALESLSLEIEKGEFVFLVGPSGSGKSTFLRLTLREEKPTAGRIRVAGKDLHRLSNWKVPHLRRRIGTVFQDFRLLPNKTVFENIAFALQVIGKPRRQINRDVPAVLELVGLDGKEDRLPDQLSGGEQQRVAVARAFVNRPLILLADEPTGNLDPGTSVGIMKLLDRINRTGTTVVMATHDQSIVDQMRKRVIELEHGKLVRDQSRGVYGYTR from the coding sequence GTGATCCTTTTCGACAACGTCAGCAAGTTGTACCCGACGCAGAACCAGGCAGCGCTGGAAAGCCTGTCCCTGGAGATCGAGAAGGGCGAGTTCGTCTTCCTCGTCGGGCCGTCCGGGTCCGGCAAGTCGACCTTCCTGCGGCTGACGCTGCGCGAGGAGAAGCCGACCGCGGGCCGCATCCGCGTCGCCGGCAAGGACCTCCACCGGCTGTCGAACTGGAAGGTCCCGCACCTGCGCCGCCGCATCGGCACCGTCTTCCAGGACTTCCGGCTGCTGCCGAACAAGACGGTGTTCGAGAACATCGCGTTCGCACTGCAGGTCATCGGCAAGCCGCGCCGCCAGATCAACCGCGACGTCCCCGCCGTCCTCGAGCTCGTCGGGCTCGACGGCAAGGAGGACCGGCTGCCCGACCAGCTCTCCGGCGGCGAGCAGCAGCGCGTCGCCGTCGCCCGCGCGTTCGTCAACCGCCCGCTGATCCTGCTGGCCGACGAGCCCACCGGAAACCTCGACCCGGGCACCAGCGTCGGCATCATGAAGCTGCTCGACCGCATCAACCGCACGGGCACCACCGTGGTCATGGCCACCCACGACCAGTCCATCGTCGACCAGATGCGCAAGCGCGTCATCGAGCTCGAGCACGGCAAGCTGGTCCGCGACCAGTCGCGCGGCGTCTACGGCTACACCCGCTGA
- the ftsX gene encoding permease-like cell division protein FtsX gives MRFQYVLSEITTGLRRNLTMTIALVIVVAISIAMLGAGLLIRSQAETTKGYWYDRIEISVFMCNEYSTGAGCADGAVTDAQRDTIRQTLESHPEVDEVFYENQEQAFERFSEQFDDSDIGGIITPDQLPESFRVALQDPEQYDGVVSAVAGLPGVQEVTDQRQLLEPLFRTLDGFQLVAFAITVIQIIAAVLLIGNTIRLAAFNRRRETGIMRLVGASNFYIQLPFILEAAIAGLLGSVLGVIALFGGVELIVGRFIAPNLQFTSWVDSADVWAATPWLLVAGVLFSMLASFVTLRRYLRV, from the coding sequence ATGCGCTTCCAGTACGTCCTGTCCGAGATCACCACCGGCCTGCGCCGCAACCTGACGATGACCATCGCGCTCGTCATCGTGGTGGCCATCTCCATCGCCATGCTGGGCGCCGGCCTGCTGATCCGATCCCAGGCCGAGACCACCAAGGGCTACTGGTACGACCGCATCGAGATCTCGGTGTTCATGTGCAACGAGTACTCGACCGGGGCCGGCTGTGCCGACGGCGCCGTCACCGACGCGCAGCGCGACACCATCCGGCAGACGCTGGAGTCGCACCCCGAGGTCGACGAGGTGTTCTACGAGAACCAGGAGCAGGCGTTCGAGCGGTTCAGCGAGCAGTTCGACGACTCCGACATCGGCGGCATCATCACGCCCGACCAGCTCCCCGAGTCCTTCCGCGTCGCCCTGCAGGACCCCGAACAGTACGACGGCGTCGTCTCGGCGGTGGCCGGGCTGCCCGGTGTCCAGGAGGTCACCGACCAGCGGCAGCTGCTCGAACCACTCTTCCGGACGCTCGACGGGTTCCAGCTGGTCGCGTTCGCCATCACCGTCATCCAGATCATCGCGGCGGTGCTGCTGATCGGTAACACCATCCGGCTGGCCGCGTTCAACCGCCGCCGCGAGACCGGCATCATGCGGCTGGTCGGCGCGTCGAACTTCTACATCCAGCTCCCGTTCATCCTGGAAGCGGCCATCGCCGGCCTGCTCGGCTCGGTGCTCGGCGTCATCGCCCTCTTCGGCGGCGTCGAACTGATCGTCGGCCGGTTCATCGCGCCGAACCTCCAGTTCACGTCGTGGGTCGACAGCGCCGACGTGTGGGCGGCGACGCCCTGGCTGCTGGTGGCCGGCGTGCTGTTCTCGATGCTGGCCTCGTTCGTGACGCTCCGCCGCTACCTGCGCGTTTAG